In Streptomyces longhuiensis, the following proteins share a genomic window:
- a CDS encoding PhzF family phenazine biosynthesis protein — translation MNTNSDVLRYTAFTTDPAGGNPAGVVLDAHALDDEEMLAIAARLGYSESAFLTPAPGGAPASDGAQRSYTVRYFSPKAEVPFCGHATVATAVALGEIHGPGDYLFSTQAGEVPVTVDRGADGTPRATLTSVEPHITDVAPDDLAEALAALGWPAADLDPAFPPRIAYAGARHLVLAAATRARLADLSYDFARLEALMHRLDLTTVQLVWRASEFVFHARDPFPVGGVVEDPATGAAAAAFGAYARALGLVPSEAVLTLHQGEDMGRPGELTVTLREGDPRVRVSGAAVRIPG, via the coding sequence ATGAACACCAACTCCGACGTGCTGCGGTACACCGCCTTCACCACGGACCCCGCGGGCGGCAACCCCGCCGGTGTCGTGCTCGACGCGCATGCGCTCGACGACGAGGAGATGCTCGCCATCGCGGCGCGCCTCGGATACAGCGAGTCGGCGTTCCTGACCCCTGCGCCCGGCGGCGCCCCCGCGTCCGACGGCGCGCAGCGCTCGTACACCGTGCGTTACTTCAGCCCCAAGGCCGAGGTCCCGTTCTGCGGGCACGCCACCGTGGCGACGGCCGTCGCGCTGGGCGAGATCCACGGCCCCGGCGACTACCTCTTCTCGACGCAGGCCGGCGAGGTGCCGGTGACGGTCGACCGGGGCGCCGACGGCACCCCGCGCGCGACGCTCACGAGCGTCGAGCCGCACATCACCGACGTGGCGCCCGACGATCTGGCCGAGGCGCTCGCCGCGCTCGGCTGGCCGGCCGCCGATCTCGACCCGGCGTTCCCGCCGCGCATCGCGTACGCGGGTGCCCGCCACCTCGTCCTCGCGGCCGCCACCCGCGCGCGGCTCGCGGACCTCTCCTACGACTTCGCGCGCCTCGAGGCCCTGATGCACCGCCTCGACCTGACCACGGTCCAACTGGTGTGGCGTGCCTCGGAGTTCGTCTTCCACGCCCGTGACCCGTTCCCGGTCGGCGGTGTCGTGGAGGACCCCGCGACGGGCGCCGCCGCGGCCGCGTTCGGCGCGTACGCGCGCGCACTCGGACTCGTCCCCTCCGAGGCGGTCCTCACCCTCCACCAGGGCGAGGACATGGGCCGCCCGGGCGAGCTGACGGTGACACTGCGCGAGGGCGACCCTCGGGTCCGGGTGAGCGGCGCGGCGGTACGGATTCCCGGCTGA
- a CDS encoding nuclear transport factor 2 family protein yields the protein MPIQTTKLSDPAVRAFVTAVNAHDREAFRAALAPGATMSDDGSDRDIEDWTGREIFDSNGHMEIEKEYAHGLALTALYRNDAWGEMRTKWQFVVAGGKVTRFETGQA from the coding sequence ATGCCCATCCAGACAACCAAGCTCAGCGACCCGGCCGTCCGGGCCTTCGTCACCGCGGTGAACGCCCACGACCGGGAGGCCTTCCGCGCCGCCCTCGCGCCCGGCGCGACCATGTCCGACGACGGGTCCGACCGGGACATCGAGGACTGGACCGGCCGCGAGATCTTCGACTCCAACGGACACATGGAGATCGAGAAGGAGTACGCGCACGGCCTGGCCCTGACCGCCCTCTACCGCAACGACGCCTGGGGCGAGATGCGGACGAAGTGGCAGTTCGTCGTGGCGGGCGGCAAGGTGACCCGCTTCGAGACCGGTCAGGCGTAA
- a CDS encoding DoxX family protein has product MTCHKPCVDRKDLGLLVLRVGTGGVLAAHGAQKLLGWFGGGGLRGTTAAMEAMGYAPPKASALAAGLGEAGGGVLLALGLATPVGGAAAAGTMAGAAAVHAPNGFFAQGGGYEYPAFLGFIAAGLAVTGAGRYSLDHALGHTLDRHWMVPAALVGSAAAALAVVASRNKRVRGPGPQPGPGEYSPEGTDE; this is encoded by the coding sequence ATGACCTGCCACAAGCCTTGTGTGGACCGCAAAGACCTGGGACTGCTCGTGCTGCGCGTGGGCACGGGCGGTGTGCTCGCCGCGCACGGAGCGCAGAAGCTGCTCGGCTGGTTCGGCGGCGGGGGCCTGCGCGGCACGACCGCCGCGATGGAGGCCATGGGCTACGCCCCGCCGAAGGCGAGCGCCCTGGCCGCCGGCCTAGGCGAGGCGGGCGGCGGCGTCCTGCTCGCCCTCGGCCTCGCCACCCCCGTCGGCGGGGCCGCCGCGGCGGGCACGATGGCCGGCGCGGCCGCGGTGCACGCGCCCAACGGCTTCTTCGCCCAGGGCGGCGGCTACGAGTACCCGGCCTTCCTCGGCTTCATCGCGGCGGGACTCGCGGTGACCGGCGCGGGCCGTTACTCCCTCGACCACGCGCTCGGCCACACCCTGGACCGGCACTGGATGGTCCCGGCCGCGCTCGTGGGCAGCGCCGCGGCGGCGCTCGCGGTCGTGGCATCGCGCAACAAGCGGGTGCGCGGGCCGGGTCCGCAGCCGGGTCCGGGAGAGTATTCCCCGGAGGGCACGGACGAGTAG
- a CDS encoding MazG-like family protein yields MSDTTRPSARHDLAPPTYDSVWETVDGLHAWLESHNRRSADEALLLRVLKLSEEVGEVAQAVIGAKGQNPRKGESHSWQDVESELCDVVVTALVALRSLTPEAPEVLAAHLRRVAERSLAS; encoded by the coding sequence ATGTCCGACACCACGCGGCCCAGCGCCCGGCACGACCTCGCCCCGCCCACGTACGACAGCGTGTGGGAGACCGTCGACGGGCTGCACGCCTGGCTCGAATCGCACAACCGCCGCAGCGCGGACGAGGCCCTTCTGCTGCGGGTGCTGAAGCTGTCGGAGGAGGTCGGCGAGGTCGCCCAGGCGGTCATCGGCGCGAAGGGCCAGAACCCGCGCAAGGGCGAGAGCCACTCCTGGCAGGACGTCGAGTCGGAACTGTGCGACGTCGTGGTGACGGCCCTGGTCGCCCTGCGCTCGCTCACCCCTGAGGCCCCCGAAGTGCTGGCGGCGCATCTGCGCCGGGTGGCGGAGAGGTCGCTCGCCTCGTGA
- a CDS encoding MOSC domain-containing protein yields the protein MGRFDGGEVIAVSSNETYSFTKPNRESITLLAGLGVEGDVHAGVTVKHRSRVAKDPTQPNLRQVHLMHEELFAEVAEQGHDVAPGDLGENVTTTGIDLLALPAGTLLHLGEGGAVVEVTGLRNPCRQIDHFQDGLLKRVVGRDENGAVVRKGGIMSVVRTGGVVRPGDAIRVVLPAGPHVALAAV from the coding sequence ATGGGCAGGTTCGACGGCGGCGAGGTCATCGCGGTCAGCAGCAACGAGACGTACTCCTTCACGAAGCCGAACCGGGAGAGCATCACGCTGCTCGCCGGGCTCGGTGTCGAGGGCGACGTGCACGCGGGCGTCACGGTCAAGCACCGCTCCCGCGTCGCGAAGGACCCGACGCAGCCGAACCTGCGGCAGGTCCACCTGATGCACGAGGAGCTGTTCGCCGAGGTCGCCGAGCAGGGCCACGACGTGGCTCCCGGCGACCTCGGCGAGAACGTCACGACGACCGGTATCGACCTCCTCGCCCTGCCCGCGGGCACGCTCCTGCATCTGGGCGAGGGCGGCGCCGTCGTCGAGGTCACGGGCCTGCGCAACCCGTGCCGGCAGATCGACCATTTCCAGGACGGGCTGCTCAAGCGGGTCGTCGGGCGCGACGAGAACGGGGCGGTCGTCCGCAAGGGCGGGATCATGAGCGTGGTGCGGACCGGTGGCGTGGTGCGCCCCGGCGACGCGATCCGCGTGGTCCTGCCGGCCGGGCCGCACGTCGCGCTGGCAGCCGTCTGA
- a CDS encoding GrpB family protein, with product MPESEIPVVAPYDPAWPERGRALCAELGAALGPMALRTEHIGSTAIPGMAAKPVYDLQVSVADLDEAEAAFAGPLADLGFRISPYRRDHVPAGLDDVPTRWAKRFWSRRGTPAEPVNLHVRLAGSPNERLALLFRDWFRTHPEAVTAYAHFKYALASRVADTGTYADVKDPVVDLVVAVAEPWAAETGWTAEPGT from the coding sequence ATGCCCGAGTCGGAGATCCCCGTCGTCGCCCCGTACGACCCGGCCTGGCCGGAGCGGGGCCGCGCGCTGTGTGCCGAACTCGGCGCGGCGCTGGGCCCGATGGCCCTGCGGACGGAACACATCGGCAGCACGGCCATCCCCGGAATGGCGGCCAAGCCGGTCTACGACCTCCAGGTGAGCGTCGCCGACCTCGACGAGGCGGAGGCCGCTTTCGCGGGCCCCCTCGCGGACCTGGGCTTCCGGATCTCCCCCTACCGCCGCGACCACGTACCGGCGGGCCTGGACGACGTACCGACCCGCTGGGCCAAGCGCTTCTGGTCCCGGCGCGGCACGCCCGCGGAGCCGGTCAACCTGCACGTACGTCTCGCCGGCTCCCCCAACGAACGCCTGGCCCTGCTCTTCCGCGACTGGTTCCGCACCCACCCGGAGGCGGTCACGGCCTACGCCCACTTCAAGTACGCCCTCGCCTCCCGGGTCGCCGACACCGGCACCTACGCCGACGTGAAGGACCCGGTGGTCGACCTGGTGGTGGCCGTCGCGGAACCCTGGGCGGCCGAGACGGGATGGACGGCGGAACCCGGCACCTGA
- a CDS encoding glycosyltransferase family 2 protein yields the protein MGNRPREVDALLAAVAKQDVPPTRVVLVGNGSPLPDFSGSGLPFTVTTVELDDNLGCPGGRNVALARLRDFGDVDVAVELDDDGLLVDADVFRTVRDLYAGDPRLGIVGFRIADEHGETQRRHVPRLRAKDPMRGGEVTAFLGGGHAFSMRMLAETGDWPADFFFTHEETDLAWRALDAGWKVVYEPSLLLQHPKTSPARHAVYHRMTARNRVWLARRRLPLPLIPLYLGTWTLLTLARTRSAGGLRAWAGGFVEGVRTPCGGRRPMRWRTAWRMTRLGRPPVI from the coding sequence ATGGGCAACAGGCCCAGGGAGGTCGACGCCCTCCTGGCGGCGGTCGCGAAACAGGACGTGCCGCCGACGCGGGTCGTCCTCGTCGGCAACGGCTCGCCGCTGCCCGACTTCTCCGGCTCCGGCCTGCCCTTCACCGTCACGACCGTCGAACTCGACGACAACCTCGGCTGCCCCGGCGGCCGCAACGTCGCCCTGGCGCGCCTGCGCGACTTCGGCGACGTGGACGTGGCGGTCGAGCTCGACGACGACGGGCTCCTCGTCGACGCGGACGTCTTCCGTACGGTCCGCGACCTGTACGCCGGCGACCCGCGCCTCGGCATCGTCGGCTTCCGCATCGCGGACGAGCACGGCGAGACGCAGCGCCGCCACGTGCCGCGGCTGCGCGCGAAGGACCCGATGCGGGGCGGTGAGGTGACGGCGTTCCTCGGCGGCGGCCACGCGTTCTCGATGCGCATGCTCGCCGAGACCGGCGACTGGCCCGCCGACTTCTTCTTCACGCACGAGGAGACCGACCTGGCCTGGCGCGCCCTGGACGCCGGGTGGAAGGTCGTCTACGAGCCGTCGCTCCTGCTCCAGCACCCCAAGACCTCGCCCGCCCGGCACGCCGTCTACCACCGCATGACGGCCCGCAACCGCGTCTGGCTGGCCCGCCGCCGGCTCCCGCTCCCCCTGATCCCGCTCTACCTCGGCACCTGGACCCTCCTCACGCTCGCCCGCACCCGGTCCGCCGGGGGCCTGCGCGCGTGGGCGGGCGGCTTCGTGGAGGGCGTCCGCACGCCGTGCGGGGGCCGGCGGCCGATGCGCTGGCGCACCGCGTGGCGCATGACGCGGCTCGGGCGGCCACCGGTGATCTGA
- a CDS encoding DUF1876 domain-containing protein — translation MSAQTAVGWHVEMEFEEDTHRTRAAALVRLPDGSEVRAHGYASRHPSDANQPRVGEEVAGARALNELAMKMLTKAHDEIDEASGRTSHMLR, via the coding sequence ATGTCGGCACAGACCGCTGTCGGATGGCATGTCGAGATGGAATTCGAGGAAGACACACACCGCACGCGTGCCGCCGCGCTCGTCCGGCTCCCCGACGGGAGCGAGGTACGGGCCCATGGCTACGCGAGCCGCCACCCCTCCGACGCGAACCAGCCACGCGTCGGCGAGGAGGTCGCGGGAGCGAGGGCGCTCAACGAGCTGGCGATGAAGATGCTGACGAAGGCGCACGACGAGATCGACGAGGCGTCGGGCCGGACGTCGCACATGTTGCGGTGA
- a CDS encoding RNB domain-containing ribonuclease, which translates to MPRRHLRVTGAAEAPLRAALRELRTTLDVPGAFPADALAEAERAAAAPHPPEPGGRDATDIPFFTIDPPASVDLDQAMHLSRRDGGYRVRYAIADVAAYVTPGGPLDTEAHRRVTTLYFPDEKVPLHPTVLSEGAASLLPGQTCPAVLWTLDLDAEGRTVATDVARATVRSRAKLDYEGVQRAIDDGSAEEPVALLRDIGRLREQLETERGGISLNVPEQEITERDGRYELGYRAPLPADGWNAQISLLTGMAAADLMLAAGTGILRTLPAAPDGAVGRLRRTAHALHIDWPHHVPYAQLIRSLDPRKPHHAAFLQECTTLLRGAGYTVFSGGTLPELTVHAAVAAPYAHCTAPLRRLADRYACELCLAACAGSPPPEWVLAALPGLPKEMADGTRRANAVERGCVDIVEAALLKDRIGDVFEACVVDVKDHEPAVGTVQLTDPAVVARIEGGTAPLPLGERLRVRLTQADPGAAKVQFAPA; encoded by the coding sequence ATGCCCCGCCGTCATCTCCGTGTGACCGGCGCAGCCGAGGCCCCGCTGCGTGCCGCACTGCGTGAACTGCGTACGACCCTGGACGTCCCCGGGGCCTTCCCGGCCGACGCCCTCGCGGAGGCGGAACGAGCCGCGGCGGCCCCGCACCCGCCGGAACCGGGCGGCAGGGACGCCACCGACATCCCCTTCTTCACGATCGACCCGCCGGCCTCCGTCGACCTCGACCAGGCGATGCACCTCTCGCGCCGCGACGGCGGCTACCGGGTCCGCTACGCCATCGCCGACGTCGCCGCGTACGTCACGCCCGGCGGCCCCCTCGACACCGAGGCCCACCGCCGCGTCACCACGCTCTACTTCCCCGACGAAAAGGTCCCCCTGCACCCCACCGTGCTCAGCGAGGGCGCCGCCAGCCTGCTCCCCGGCCAGACCTGCCCCGCCGTCCTGTGGACGCTCGACCTCGACGCCGAGGGGCGCACCGTGGCCACCGACGTGGCCCGCGCCACCGTCCGCAGCCGCGCCAAGCTCGACTACGAAGGCGTGCAGCGGGCCATCGACGACGGCAGCGCCGAGGAACCCGTGGCGCTGCTGCGCGACATCGGGCGCCTGCGCGAACAGCTGGAGACCGAACGCGGCGGCATCTCCCTCAACGTCCCGGAACAGGAGATCACCGAACGCGACGGCCGCTACGAGCTCGGCTACCGCGCCCCGCTCCCCGCCGACGGCTGGAACGCCCAGATCTCCCTGCTCACCGGCATGGCCGCCGCCGACCTCATGCTCGCCGCCGGCACCGGCATCCTGCGCACCCTGCCCGCCGCCCCCGACGGCGCCGTCGGCCGCCTGCGCCGCACGGCCCACGCCCTGCACATCGACTGGCCGCACCACGTCCCGTACGCCCAGCTCATCCGCTCCCTCGACCCGAGGAAGCCGCACCACGCGGCCTTCCTCCAGGAGTGCACGACGCTCCTGCGCGGCGCCGGCTACACCGTGTTCAGCGGCGGCACGCTGCCCGAGCTCACCGTCCACGCCGCGGTCGCCGCGCCCTACGCCCACTGCACGGCCCCGCTGCGCCGCCTCGCCGACCGCTACGCCTGTGAACTGTGCCTGGCCGCCTGCGCGGGCAGCCCGCCCCCGGAGTGGGTGCTCGCCGCGCTGCCCGGCCTGCCGAAGGAGATGGCGGACGGCACGCGCCGGGCCAACGCCGTCGAGCGCGGCTGCGTGGACATCGTCGAGGCGGCGCTCCTCAAGGACCGGATCGGCGATGTCTTCGAGGCGTGCGTCGTCGACGTGAAGGACCACGAACCGGCCGTCGGTACCGTCCAGTTGACCGACCCCGCGGTCGTCGCCCGCATCGAGGGCGGTACGGCTCCGCTGCCGCTGGGGGAGCGGCTGCGGGTACGGCTGACGCAGGCGGACCCCGGGGCGGCGAAGGTTCAGTTCGCCCCGGCCTGA
- the yaaA gene encoding peroxide stress protein YaaA, protein MLVLLPPSEGKAPSGRGAPLKPESLSLAGLAGARQAVLDELVELCAADEDKAREVLGLSEGLRGEIAKNVELRTAGARPAGEIYTGVLYDALGLATLDAAAKRRATRSLLVFSGLWGAVRVSDRIPSYRCSMGVKLPGLGALGAHWRTPMAEVLPEAAGDGLVLDLRSSAYTSAWKPKGEVAGRTATVRVLHAQTDPVTGVEKRSVVSHFNKATKGRIVRTLLETGTTPADPAELVEALRDLGHVVEAQAPAKAGAAWALDVVVTQIH, encoded by the coding sequence GTGCTCGTGCTGCTGCCGCCGTCCGAAGGCAAGGCCCCGTCGGGCCGCGGCGCCCCGCTGAAGCCTGAGTCGCTGTCCCTGGCGGGGCTCGCCGGGGCGCGGCAGGCTGTGCTCGACGAGCTGGTCGAGCTGTGTGCCGCCGACGAGGACAAGGCCCGCGAGGTGCTCGGCCTCAGCGAGGGACTGCGCGGCGAGATCGCGAAGAACGTGGAGCTGCGCACGGCGGGCGCGCGCCCGGCCGGTGAGATCTACACGGGGGTCCTCTACGACGCGCTCGGTCTCGCCACCCTGGACGCGGCGGCGAAGCGCCGGGCGACGCGTTCGCTGCTGGTGTTCTCGGGCCTGTGGGGCGCGGTGCGGGTGAGCGACCGGATTCCTTCGTACCGCTGCTCGATGGGTGTGAAGCTGCCGGGGCTCGGGGCGCTCGGCGCGCACTGGCGCACGCCGATGGCGGAGGTGCTTCCCGAGGCGGCCGGGGACGGGCTGGTGCTCGACCTGAGGTCGTCCGCGTACACGAGTGCGTGGAAGCCGAAGGGGGAGGTCGCGGGGCGTACGGCGACGGTGCGGGTGCTGCACGCGCAGACGGATCCGGTGACCGGTGTGGAGAAGCGCTCGGTCGTGTCGCACTTCAACAAGGCGACGAAGGGCCGGATCGTGCGCACGCTCCTGGAGACCGGCACCACGCCCGCGGACCCCGCCGAGCTGGTCGAGGCGCTGCGGGATCTCGGCCATGTCGTGGAGGCGCAGGCGCCCGCGAAGGCGGGGGCGGCGTGGGCGCTCGACGTGGTGGTGACGCAGATCCACTGA
- the eda gene encoding bifunctional 4-hydroxy-2-oxoglutarate aldolase/2-dehydro-3-deoxy-phosphogluconate aldolase, translating to MTDSSVLDLAPVVPVVVVEDVADAVPLARALVAGGLRAIEVTLRTPAALDAIRAVANEVPDAVVGAGTVISPQNVADSVAAGARFLVSPGWTDTLLDAMKGSGVPFLPGVSTTSEVVALLERGVSEMKFFPAEAAGGVPYLKSLAGPLPQARFCPTGGVSLGSAPSYLALKNVGCVGGSWMLPTDAVAAKDWARIETLAREAAGLK from the coding sequence ATGACTGATTCCTCCGTGCTCGATCTCGCCCCTGTCGTACCCGTCGTCGTCGTGGAGGACGTCGCCGACGCCGTGCCGCTCGCACGGGCGCTCGTCGCGGGCGGTCTGCGGGCGATCGAGGTGACGCTGCGGACGCCGGCCGCGCTGGACGCGATCCGCGCCGTCGCGAACGAGGTGCCGGACGCCGTCGTCGGCGCGGGCACGGTCATCTCACCGCAGAACGTCGCCGACTCCGTCGCGGCCGGAGCGCGCTTCCTGGTCAGCCCCGGCTGGACCGACACGCTGCTCGACGCGATGAAGGGGTCCGGGGTGCCGTTCCTGCCGGGCGTCTCCACGACGTCGGAGGTCGTGGCACTCCTGGAGCGCGGGGTGAGCGAGATGAAGTTCTTCCCCGCGGAGGCCGCGGGCGGTGTGCCGTACCTGAAGTCGCTGGCCGGTCCGCTGCCGCAGGCGCGGTTCTGCCCGACCGGCGGTGTCTCCCTCGGCTCGGCCCCCTCGTACCTGGCGCTCAAGAACGTCGGCTGTGTGGGCGGCAGTTGGATGCTTCCCACCGACGCCGTCGCGGCGAAGGACTGGGCGCGGATCGAGACACTGGCCCGCGAAGCAGCCGGCCTCAAGTAG
- a CDS encoding bifunctional RNase H/acid phosphatase has translation MVREFIVEADGGSRGNPGPAGYGSVVIDAATGETLAEAAEYIGVATNNVAEYRGLVAGLRAAHALDPQASVHVRMDSKLVVEQMSGRWKIKHPDMKPLAAEAATVLPASQVTYEWIPRERNKHADRLANEAMDAGKQGKQWEASRSTAELDTSRPSADRGAPPGDAAAGAAKARAALAGARGTADARAAGNVASTASQGWSAAPDLGAPATFVLLRHGETALTPEKRFSGSGGADPELSAAGRAQAERVAAALAARGTVQAIVSSPLKRCQETARTVAARLGLDVRIEEGLRETDFGAWEGMTFGEVRERFPDDMNAWLASSKAEPTGGGESFAAVARRVTATRDRLVGQYAGRTVLLVTHVTPIKTLVRLALGAPPESLFRMELSAASLSAVAYYGDGNASVRLLNETAHLR, from the coding sequence GTGGTGCGGGAGTTCATCGTCGAGGCCGACGGCGGTTCCCGGGGCAACCCGGGGCCCGCGGGCTACGGCTCGGTCGTCATCGACGCGGCGACGGGGGAGACCCTGGCGGAGGCCGCCGAGTACATCGGCGTCGCCACGAACAACGTCGCCGAGTACCGGGGACTCGTGGCCGGTCTGCGTGCCGCGCACGCCCTCGACCCGCAGGCGTCGGTGCACGTCCGGATGGACTCCAAGCTCGTCGTCGAGCAGATGTCGGGCCGCTGGAAGATCAAGCACCCCGACATGAAGCCCCTCGCCGCCGAGGCGGCGACCGTGCTGCCGGCGTCGCAGGTGACGTACGAGTGGATCCCGCGCGAGCGGAACAAGCACGCGGACCGGCTCGCCAACGAGGCGATGGACGCGGGCAAGCAGGGCAAGCAGTGGGAGGCCTCGCGCTCGACCGCCGAGCTGGACACCTCGCGGCCCTCGGCGGACCGGGGGGCTCCGCCCGGGGACGCGGCGGCCGGGGCGGCGAAGGCGCGGGCCGCGCTCGCGGGAGCGCGGGGGACCGCGGACGCGCGCGCCGCAGGGAACGTGGCGAGCACCGCGTCCCAGGGCTGGTCGGCGGCGCCCGATCTCGGGGCGCCCGCCACCTTCGTACTCCTGCGGCACGGCGAGACCGCGCTCACGCCCGAGAAGCGGTTCTCCGGCTCCGGCGGCGCCGACCCCGAGCTGTCCGCCGCGGGACGCGCACAGGCCGAACGGGTCGCCGCGGCGCTCGCCGCGCGCGGCACCGTCCAGGCGATCGTCTCGTCGCCGCTCAAGCGGTGCCAGGAGACGGCGCGGACCGTCGCCGCCCGCCTCGGGCTCGACGTCCGCATCGAAGAGGGCCTGCGCGAGACGGACTTCGGCGCGTGGGAGGGCATGACCTTCGGGGAGGTCCGCGAGCGTTTCCCGGACGACATGAACGCCTGGCTCGCCTCGTCGAAGGCCGAACCGACCGGGGGCGGCGAGAGCTTCGCGGCGGTCGCCCGCCGGGTCACCGCGACGCGGGACCGGCTCGTCGGGCAGTACGCGGGACGCACGGTCCTGCTGGTCACACACGTCACGCCGATCAAGACGCTCGTGCGGCTCGCGCTCGGCGCGCCGCCGGAGTCACTGTTCCGGATGGAACTCTCGGCGGCGTCGCTCTCGGCGGTCGCGTACTACGGGGACGGCAACGCGAGCGTGCGCCTTCTCAACGAGACGGCGCACCTGCGCTGA
- a CDS encoding zinc ribbon domain-containing protein, translated as MNAAPADQIRLLDVQALDVRLSQLAHKRKSLPEHAEIESLNKDLTQLRDLHVAAQTEESDCAREQTKAEQDVDQVRQRAARDQQRLDSGAVTSPKDLENLQREIASLAKRQGDLEDVVLEVMERRESAQERFEELTGRVASVQGKIDDATARRDASFEELDGETATATKERGIVAGSVPEDLLKLYDKLRVKEGGVGAARLYQRRCEGCQLELNITELNEVRAAAPDSVVRCENCHRILVRTSESGL; from the coding sequence CTGAACGCCGCGCCCGCCGACCAGATCCGACTTCTCGACGTCCAGGCCCTGGACGTACGACTGTCGCAGCTCGCGCACAAGCGCAAGTCGCTGCCCGAGCACGCCGAGATCGAGTCGCTGAACAAGGACCTCACGCAGCTGCGCGACCTGCACGTCGCCGCGCAGACCGAGGAGAGTGACTGCGCCCGCGAGCAGACCAAGGCCGAGCAGGACGTCGACCAGGTCCGCCAGCGCGCCGCCCGTGACCAGCAGCGCCTGGACTCCGGCGCCGTCACGTCCCCCAAGGACCTGGAGAACCTCCAGCGCGAGATCGCCTCGCTCGCCAAGCGCCAGGGCGACCTGGAGGACGTCGTCCTCGAGGTCATGGAGCGCCGCGAGTCCGCGCAGGAGCGCTTCGAGGAGCTCACCGGGCGGGTCGCCTCCGTCCAGGGCAAGATCGACGACGCGACGGCCCGCCGCGACGCCTCCTTCGAGGAGCTCGACGGCGAGACCGCCACGGCCACGAAGGAGCGCGGGATCGTCGCCGGTTCCGTCCCCGAGGACCTGCTGAAGCTCTACGACAAGCTGCGCGTCAAGGAGGGCGGCGTCGGTGCGGCCCGCCTCTACCAGCGCCGCTGCGAGGGCTGCCAGCTGGAGCTGAACATCACCGAGCTGAACGAGGTGCGGGCCGCGGCGCCCGACTCCGTGGTGCGCTGCGAGAACTGCCACCGGATCCTGGTGCGCACGTCCGAGTCCGGCCTGTAG
- a CDS encoding Nif3-like dinuclear metal center hexameric protein: protein MPRLSEVIAALEKLWPPERAESWDAVGTVAGDPDAEVSRVLFAVDPVQETVDEAVKLGADLLVTHHPLYLRGTTTVAATTFKGRVVHTLIKNDVALHVAHTNADRADPGVSDALAGALDLRVTGPLVPDPTDPAGRRGLGRICELEHPLTLRELVGLAADRLPATAQGIRVSGDLDATIRTIAVSGGSGDSLFADVRAAGVDAFLTADLRHHPASEAREQSPLALLDAAHWATEQPWCELAAAQLDEISDRKGWGLRVHVSKTVTDPWTAHAASNATPIPTGAPN, encoded by the coding sequence GTGCCCCGTCTGTCTGAAGTCATCGCCGCGCTCGAGAAGCTGTGGCCCCCCGAGCGGGCCGAGTCGTGGGACGCGGTCGGCACGGTCGCCGGCGACCCCGACGCCGAGGTCTCCCGGGTCCTGTTCGCCGTGGACCCCGTCCAGGAGACCGTCGACGAGGCGGTGAAGCTGGGCGCGGACCTCCTGGTCACGCACCACCCGCTCTATCTGCGCGGCACGACGACCGTCGCCGCCACCACCTTCAAGGGCCGCGTCGTCCACACCCTGATCAAGAACGACGTCGCGCTGCACGTCGCGCACACCAATGCCGACCGCGCCGACCCGGGCGTCTCCGACGCACTCGCGGGGGCCCTCGACCTCCGCGTCACCGGCCCCCTCGTGCCGGACCCGACCGACCCCGCGGGCCGCCGCGGACTCGGCCGGATCTGCGAACTCGAACACCCCCTCACCCTGCGCGAACTGGTCGGCCTCGCGGCCGACCGGCTGCCCGCCACCGCGCAGGGCATCCGCGTCTCCGGCGACCTCGACGCGACGATCCGCACGATCGCCGTCAGCGGCGGCTCAGGCGACAGCCTCTTCGCCGACGTACGCGCCGCGGGCGTCGACGCCTTCCTCACCGCGGACCTGCGCCACCACCCGGCCTCGGAGGCCCGCGAACAGAGCCCGCTGGCGCTGCTCGACGCCGCCCACTGGGCCACCGAGCAGCCCTGGTGCGAGCTGGCCGCAGCCCAGCTCGACGAGATCTCCGACCGCAAGGGATGGGGACTTCGCGTCCACGTCTCGAAGACGGTCACCGACCCCTGGACCGCCCACGCGGCGTCCAACGCCACACCGATCCCAACTGGAGCCCCCAACTGA